From a single Collimonas pratensis genomic region:
- a CDS encoding PAAR domain-containing protein produces the protein MVMRKVVVVGDKTTTSGTILPNANSTFSVGDADHKVALIGGQATCLACKGVGTIAKAGGPRRMNFMGEVALEDDIVICGCPIHPKLVANLHHTTTFDDGAASHAASSPGAEAVKPAESSSAATASQSASFDEMPHAKVDGQGLAEHPYFVETEDGRTFSGVTDSEGKIPRISTASEGQYKVHWGDDALAKQAEKE, from the coding sequence ATGGTGATGCGAAAGGTTGTCGTTGTCGGTGATAAAACTACAACAAGCGGTACGATTCTACCAAATGCGAACTCAACTTTTTCAGTCGGCGATGCTGACCACAAGGTTGCGCTCATCGGAGGCCAGGCAACCTGCCTGGCTTGCAAAGGTGTCGGGACCATTGCCAAGGCCGGCGGACCACGTCGGATGAACTTCATGGGTGAAGTGGCACTGGAGGATGACATCGTTATCTGTGGTTGCCCCATTCATCCAAAGCTCGTAGCCAACCTACACCATACAACGACGTTCGACGATGGCGCTGCGTCCCACGCCGCCTCCTCTCCTGGTGCGGAAGCCGTCAAGCCAGCTGAATCATCCAGCGCTGCGACTGCTTCCCAAAGTGCCAGTTTTGACGAAATGCCGCATGCCAAGGTAGACGGGCAAGGATTGGCCGAACATCCATATTTCGTAGAAACCGAGGATGGGCGTACGTTCTCCGGTGTAACCGATTCCGAAGGCAAGATACCGCGCATATCTACAGCCAGCGAGGGTCAATACAAGGTGCATTGGGGCGATGACGCGTTGGCTAAACAAGCCGAAAAAGAGTAA
- a CDS encoding T6SS effector amidase Tae4 family protein: protein MPNAPTIIKTNSTKNSVKEVNLKTVSFQELWSNYVTGDPYKVDGKVPDGFDNQCAIRMSATFHKLGIDMKSFSSKVVKPENGEKSIGRILLDGKPTATRANELRQWLNLHPIPNIYKAENITGADWQFKIKGRTGIVAFEGYWQRDSDGGSDTSGGHIDLWNKTTLTPSVESFLRFRAGINRVPNPLAFLRGREGNWYSDLGKSKQILFWEIK, encoded by the coding sequence ATGCCAAATGCACCGACCATCATCAAGACCAACAGCACTAAAAATTCAGTCAAGGAAGTGAATCTCAAAACGGTTTCCTTCCAGGAACTGTGGAGCAACTATGTAACAGGCGACCCTTACAAGGTCGATGGGAAAGTACCAGACGGCTTTGATAATCAATGTGCAATCCGCATGAGCGCGACCTTCCACAAGCTGGGCATTGATATGAAGTCGTTCTCATCAAAGGTAGTCAAGCCCGAAAATGGAGAAAAGAGCATAGGCCGCATTTTGCTAGACGGTAAGCCAACAGCCACCCGCGCCAATGAACTTCGCCAGTGGCTTAATCTGCATCCGATACCCAATATCTATAAAGCCGAGAACATCACGGGTGCGGACTGGCAATTTAAAATCAAAGGTCGCACAGGCATTGTTGCATTCGAGGGTTATTGGCAGCGCGACTCCGACGGGGGAAGCGATACAAGCGGCGGTCATATTGATCTGTGGAACAAAACCACACTAACGCCGTCTGTTGAATCATTCTTGCGGTTTCGTGCCGGCATAAACCGTGTGCCGAATCCGCTGGCGTTCCTTCGTGGTCGAGAGGGGAATTGGTATTCTGACCTTGGTAAGTCAAAGCAGATTCTGTTTTGGGAAATAAAATGA